The Vanessa cardui chromosome 9, ilVanCard2.1, whole genome shotgun sequence genome has a window encoding:
- the LOC124532565 gene encoding larval/pupal cuticle protein H1C-like: MRFLIVTAAIFACAAAAPSSALLATSYSSGVINHGAPWAAAYAAPLAVAAAPLAVAHAAPVAVPTISSGDVQAAAIDAHVEAADHARATVDTVRQINDQAAEIQGRAINAAEDHAWQAVNAAQTAAAQIDGAAANASPAIARQAAGQVAPVAAYAAPVFAAPALAARAFAAPLVSAYGVAPVYAGSQSVSTQSLSQTHPVPFAHAPVAYAAHAW; this comes from the exons ATGAGATTTCTG ATTGTTACCGCCGCCATCTTCGCTTGCGCCGCAGCTGCTCCATCTAGCGCTCTGCTGGCCACATCCTACTCCAGTGGCGTCATCAACCACGGAGCACCATGGGCCGCTGCTTACGCTGCACCCTTGGCCGTCGCCGCAGCCCCATTGGCGGTAGCACACGCCGCCCCAGTAGCCGTACCCACCATCTCCTCTGGTGATGTCCAGGCTGCAGCAATCGACGCTCACGTCGAAGCCGCCGACCACGCCCGCGCAACCGTCGACACCGTACGTCAGATAAACGACCAGGCCGCTGAAATCCAGGGCAGAGCCATTAACGCCGCCGAGGACCACGCCTGGCAAGCGGTGAACGCTGCCCAGACTGCTGCTGCTCAAATCGACGGCGCCGCCGCGAACGCATCTCCCGCCATCGCTCGCCAGGCCGCTGGTCAGGTGGCTCCCGTCGCTGCGTACGCCGCCCCCGTCTTCGCTGCACCAGCCCTCGCCGCTCGCGCCTTTGCTGCCCCTCTCGTGTCCGCGTACGGCGTCGCCCCCGTCTACGCCGGCAGTCAGTCCGTGTCCACTCAGTCCCTCTCGCAGACTCACCCAGTCCCATTCGCCCATGCGCCGGTCGCATACGCCGCCCACGCGTGGTAA